The proteins below are encoded in one region of Mycobacterium shinjukuense:
- the murD gene encoding UDP-N-acetylmuramoyl-L-alanine--D-glutamate ligase yields MLDPLAPGAPVLVAGGRVTGQAVQSALARWGATPTVCDDDPAMLRPYAVRGVATAHPSEAIPRIARYALVVASPGYRPEAPVLAAAAAAGVPIWGDVELAWRLDAAGRYGRPRRWLVVTGTNGKTTTTSMLHAMLTADRRRSVLCGNIGSPVLDMLDEPADLLAVELSSFQLYWAPSLRPEAGAVLNIAEDHLDWHPTMAEYSAAKARVLTGRVAVAGLDDRRAAALLNAAPARVRVGFRLGQPAAGELGVRDGHLVDRAFADDLALAPVASIPVPGPVGVLDALAAAALARSVGVPAGAIAEAIASFRVGRHRSEVVAVADGITYVDDSKATNPHAALASVLAYPRVVWLAGGLLKGASLDAEVAGMASRLVGAVLIGRDRAVVAEALSRHAPKVPVVQVVTGEDADMYGTDVACVTKVNDSGDSVGARVMTAAVAAARDMATPGDTVLLAPAGASFDQFGDYAERGEAFAAAVRAAIR; encoded by the coding sequence ATGCTCGATCCGCTGGCGCCGGGGGCGCCCGTGCTGGTGGCCGGTGGGCGGGTGACCGGTCAGGCGGTGCAATCCGCGCTGGCGCGCTGGGGTGCGACGCCGACGGTGTGTGACGACGATCCGGCCATGCTGCGGCCCTACGCCGTACGCGGGGTGGCCACCGCGCACCCCTCCGAGGCGATCCCGCGGATCGCCCGGTATGCCCTGGTGGTCGCCAGTCCCGGATACCGCCCCGAGGCGCCGGTGCTGGCCGCGGCCGCGGCGGCGGGCGTGCCCATCTGGGGCGACGTGGAGTTGGCCTGGCGGCTGGACGCGGCGGGCCGCTACGGGCGGCCGCGGCGCTGGCTGGTGGTGACCGGCACCAACGGCAAGACCACCACGACGTCGATGCTGCACGCCATGCTGACCGCGGACCGGCGCCGCAGCGTGCTGTGCGGCAACATCGGCAGTCCGGTGCTGGACATGCTCGATGAGCCCGCCGATCTGCTGGCCGTGGAGTTGTCCAGTTTCCAGCTGTACTGGGCGCCCTCGCTGCGCCCGGAGGCGGGCGCGGTGCTCAACATCGCCGAGGACCATTTGGACTGGCATCCCACGATGGCCGAGTACAGCGCGGCCAAGGCCCGGGTGCTGACCGGCCGGGTGGCGGTGGCCGGGCTGGACGACCGCCGGGCGGCCGCCCTGCTGAACGCCGCGCCGGCGCGGGTGCGGGTCGGATTCCGGCTGGGTCAACCGGCCGCCGGGGAGCTCGGGGTGCGCGACGGCCACCTGGTGGACCGGGCGTTCGCCGACGATCTGGCGCTGGCCCCGGTCGCGTCGATACCGGTGCCGGGCCCGGTCGGGGTGCTGGATGCGCTGGCCGCGGCGGCGCTGGCCCGCTCGGTCGGGGTGCCCGCCGGTGCGATCGCCGAAGCGATCGCGTCGTTTCGGGTGGGCCGGCATCGGTCCGAGGTGGTGGCCGTCGCCGACGGCATCACCTACGTCGACGACTCCAAGGCCACCAACCCGCACGCCGCGCTGGCTTCGGTGCTGGCCTACCCGCGGGTGGTGTGGCTGGCCGGTGGTCTGCTCAAGGGCGCGTCCCTGGACGCCGAGGTCGCCGGGATGGCGTCCCGGCTGGTCGGTGCGGTGCTGATCGGCCGAGATCGCGCGGTGGTTGCCGAGGCGTTATCGCGACACGCGCCCAAGGTCCCCGTCGTCCAGGTTGTGACAGGCGAGGATGCTGATATGTATGGGACTGATGTTGCTTGCGTGACAAAAGTTAATGATTCCGGCGATTCCGTGGGCGCCCGGGTGATGACCGCGGCCGTGGCCGCCGCCCGGGACATGGCCACCCCCGGCGACACGGTGCTGCTGGCGCCCGCCGGCGCGTCATTCGACCAGTTCGGCGACTACGCCGAGCGTGGCGAGGCGTTTGCGGCCGCCGTGCGCGCGGCGATCCGGTAG
- the murG gene encoding undecaprenyldiphospho-muramoylpentapeptide beta-N-acetylglucosaminyltransferase — MNDSVREPAGGPSLSVVLAGGGTAGHVEPAMAVADALSALRARVRITALGTPRGLETRLVPERGYHLELITAVPLPRKLGGDLARLPPRVWRAVRETRAVLDQVDADVVVGFGGYVALPAYLAARGVPGIPGRRRRIPVVIHEANARAGLANRVGARTADRVLAAVPDSGLRRAEVVGVPVRAAITTLDRAALRAQARAHFGFAADARVLLVFGGSQGAASLNRAVCAAAADLAAAGVSVLHAHGPKNVLQLRQPARGEPPYVALPYLDRMDLAYAAADLVICRSGAMTVAEVSAVGLPAIYVPLPIGNGEQRLNALPVVNAGGGMLVADADLTPGLVAREVVGLLTDSARLAGMTAAAARVGHPDAAHQVARAALDVARRSRAGEVTAGRRR; from the coding sequence GTGAACGACTCGGTCAGGGAGCCGGCCGGCGGCCCATCGCTGTCGGTCGTGCTGGCCGGCGGCGGCACCGCCGGCCACGTGGAGCCCGCGATGGCCGTCGCCGACGCGTTGAGCGCCCTGCGTGCGCGGGTCCGGATCACCGCGCTGGGCACCCCGCGGGGGCTGGAGACGCGGTTGGTGCCCGAGCGGGGCTATCACCTCGAGCTGATCACCGCGGTGCCGCTGCCGCGTAAGCTCGGCGGCGACCTGGCCCGGCTGCCACCGCGGGTGTGGCGCGCCGTCCGGGAGACCAGGGCGGTGCTTGACCAGGTGGACGCCGACGTCGTCGTCGGCTTCGGCGGGTATGTGGCGCTGCCGGCCTACCTGGCCGCACGGGGTGTCCCCGGCATCCCCGGGCGCAGGCGGCGCATCCCGGTGGTGATCCACGAGGCCAATGCCAGGGCGGGGCTGGCCAACCGGGTCGGCGCCCGCACCGCCGACCGGGTGCTGGCCGCGGTGCCGGACTCGGGGCTGCGGCGCGCCGAGGTGGTCGGCGTGCCGGTGCGGGCGGCGATCACCACGCTGGACCGCGCGGCGCTGCGGGCCCAGGCGCGGGCCCACTTCGGCTTCGCCGCCGACGCGCGGGTGTTGCTGGTGTTCGGCGGCTCGCAGGGCGCGGCCTCGCTGAACCGGGCGGTCTGCGCGGCCGCCGCCGACCTGGCCGCCGCCGGTGTTTCGGTGCTGCACGCCCACGGGCCCAAGAACGTCCTGCAGCTGCGCCAGCCTGCCCGGGGTGAGCCGCCGTACGTGGCGTTGCCCTACCTGGACCGGATGGATCTGGCCTACGCCGCCGCGGACTTGGTGATCTGTCGGTCCGGGGCGATGACGGTGGCGGAGGTGTCCGCGGTCGGTTTGCCGGCCATCTACGTGCCGCTGCCGATCGGCAACGGGGAGCAACGGCTCAACGCGCTGCCGGTGGTCAACGCCGGCGGCGGGATGCTGGTCGCCGATGCCGACCTGACGCCGGGACTGGTGGCCCGGGAGGTGGTCGGGCTGCTCACCGACTCGGCGCGGCTGGCCGGCATGACGGCGGCCGCCGCCCGGGTGGGCCATCCCGACGCCGCCCACCAGGTGGCCCGGGCGGCGCTGGATGTGGCCCGGCGGTCGCGTGCCGGGGAGGTCACCGCCGGGAGACGGCGGTGA
- the mraY gene encoding phospho-N-acetylmuramoyl-pentapeptide-transferase: MRQILIAVAIALTVSILLTPALIRLFTKQGFGHQIRDDGPPSHHTKRGTPSMGGVAILAGMWAGYVGTHLAGLAFDGEGISASGLLVLGLATALGGVGVIDDLIKIRRSRNLGLNKTAKTVGQITSAVLFAVLVLQFRNPAGLTPGSADLSYVREIATVTLAPALFVLFCVVVVSAWSNAVNFTDGLDGLAAGCMAMVTAAYVLITFWQYRNACVTAPGLGCYNVRDPLDLALIAAATAGACIGFLWWNAAPAKIFMGDTGSLALGGVIAGLSITSRTEILAVVLGALFVAEITSVVVQILAFRTTGRRVFRMAPFHHHFELLGWAETTVIIRFWLLTAITCGLGVALFYGEWLAGIGA, from the coding sequence ATGAGGCAGATCCTCATCGCCGTCGCCATCGCGTTGACGGTGTCCATCCTGCTGACCCCGGCGCTGATCCGGTTGTTCACCAAGCAGGGATTCGGCCACCAGATCCGCGACGATGGCCCACCCAGCCACCACACCAAACGCGGTACGCCATCGATGGGCGGGGTGGCGATCCTGGCCGGCATGTGGGCGGGCTACGTCGGTACCCACCTGGCCGGGCTGGCGTTCGACGGCGAAGGCATCTCCGCGTCGGGTCTGCTGGTGCTGGGCCTGGCCACCGCGCTGGGCGGCGTCGGGGTCATCGACGATCTGATCAAGATCCGCCGGTCGCGCAACCTGGGGTTGAACAAGACCGCCAAGACGGTCGGGCAGATCACCTCCGCGGTGCTGTTCGCGGTGTTGGTGTTGCAATTCCGCAACCCCGCCGGCCTGACACCGGGCAGCGCGGACTTGTCCTACGTGCGCGAGATCGCCACCGTCACGCTGGCTCCGGCGCTGTTCGTGCTGTTCTGCGTGGTGGTGGTGAGCGCCTGGTCCAACGCGGTCAACTTCACCGACGGCCTGGACGGGCTGGCCGCGGGCTGCATGGCGATGGTCACCGCCGCCTACGTGCTGATCACCTTCTGGCAGTACCGCAACGCCTGCGTCACCGCGCCCGGCCTGGGTTGTTACAACGTGCGCGATCCGCTGGACCTGGCGCTCATCGCGGCCGCGACCGCCGGTGCCTGCATCGGCTTTCTGTGGTGGAACGCCGCACCCGCCAAGATCTTCATGGGCGACACCGGGTCGCTGGCGCTGGGCGGGGTCATCGCCGGGTTGTCGATCACCAGCCGGACCGAGATCCTCGCGGTGGTGCTGGGCGCGCTGTTCGTCGCCGAAATCACCTCGGTGGTGGTGCAGATCCTGGCCTTTCGAACCACCGGCCGCCGGGTGTTCCGCATGGCGCCGTTTCACCACCACTTCGAGCTGCTCGGCTGGGCCGAAACCACGGTGATCATCCGATTCTGGCTGCTCACCGCGATCACCTGCGGTCTGGGCGTGGCCCTGTTTTACGGCGAGTGGCTGGCCGGCATCGGTGCCTGA
- the ftsW gene encoding putative lipid II flippase FtsW, with protein sequence MGRALTRPWRRGTNDTDGSQPPGAEPRTRFGAWLGRPLTSFHLIIAVAALLTSLGLIMVLSASGVRSYDDDGSAWVIFGKQLLWTIVGLLGCYVALRMSVRFMRRIAFAGFAITIVLLVLVLVPGIGKEANGSRGWFVFAGLSMQPSELTKIAFAIWGAHLLAARRMERASLREMLIPLVPAAVVALALIVAQPDLGQTVSMGIILLGLLWYGGLPLRVFLSSLAAVVISAAILAVSAGYRSDRVRSWLNPDNDPQDSGYQARQAKFALAHGGIFGDGLGQGVAKWNYLPNAHNDFIFAIIGEELGLVGALGLLGLFGLFAYTGMRIARRSADPFLRLLTATTTLWVLGQAFINIGYVIGLLPVTGLQLPLISAGGTSTAATLSLIGILANAARHEPEAVAALRAGRDDKVNRLLRLPPPEPYVPTRLEAFRDRTWPHSRPAVAKPRRPSAPRAAALGARRSGRTARMPAWGPHPRAGEHHGSGRHRVSQGAGQRHTRRVRALEGQRYG encoded by the coding sequence GTGGGTCGCGCGCTGACCCGGCCGTGGCGCCGGGGCACCAACGACACCGACGGTTCCCAACCCCCAGGGGCCGAGCCGCGCACCCGATTCGGCGCCTGGCTGGGTCGACCCCTGACCTCGTTTCACCTGATCATCGCCGTTGCCGCGTTGCTGACGAGCCTGGGCCTGATCATGGTGCTGTCGGCTTCGGGGGTGCGCTCCTACGACGACGACGGTTCGGCGTGGGTGATCTTCGGCAAACAGCTGCTGTGGACCATCGTTGGGCTGCTCGGGTGCTATGTCGCGTTGCGGATGTCGGTGCGGTTCATGCGCCGCATCGCGTTCGCCGGCTTCGCGATCACCATCGTGTTGTTGGTGCTGGTGCTTGTTCCCGGAATTGGCAAGGAGGCCAACGGCTCTCGCGGGTGGTTCGTGTTCGCCGGGTTGTCGATGCAGCCGTCCGAGCTGACCAAGATCGCGTTCGCCATCTGGGGTGCGCACCTGCTGGCCGCCCGGCGGATGGAGCGGGCGTCGCTGCGCGAGATGCTGATCCCGCTGGTGCCGGCGGCCGTCGTCGCGCTGGCGCTGATCGTGGCGCAGCCCGACCTGGGGCAGACGGTGTCGATGGGCATCATCTTGTTGGGCTTGCTGTGGTACGGCGGACTGCCGCTGCGGGTGTTCCTCAGCTCGCTGGCGGCGGTCGTGATCTCCGCGGCGATCCTGGCGGTGTCCGCGGGTTACCGGTCCGACCGGGTGCGGTCCTGGCTGAACCCCGACAACGACCCGCAGGACTCCGGTTACCAGGCCCGGCAGGCGAAGTTCGCGCTGGCCCACGGCGGCATCTTCGGCGATGGCCTGGGCCAGGGCGTGGCCAAGTGGAACTATCTGCCCAACGCGCACAACGACTTCATCTTCGCGATCATCGGCGAGGAGCTGGGCCTGGTCGGTGCGCTCGGGCTGCTGGGGCTGTTCGGATTGTTCGCCTACACCGGCATGCGGATCGCGCGTCGATCGGCCGACCCATTCCTGCGGCTGCTGACCGCCACCACGACGCTGTGGGTGCTCGGGCAGGCGTTCATCAACATCGGCTATGTGATCGGGCTGTTGCCGGTCACCGGCCTGCAGCTGCCGCTGATCTCGGCGGGAGGAACCTCCACGGCCGCAACACTTTCACTGATCGGGATCCTCGCCAACGCGGCCCGCCACGAGCCGGAGGCGGTGGCCGCGCTGCGGGCCGGACGCGACGACAAGGTGAACCGGCTGTTGCGGCTGCCGCCACCGGAACCGTATGTGCCGACCCGGCTGGAGGCGTTCCGCGACCGCACGTGGCCGCACTCGAGGCCGGCGGTCGCCAAGCCCCGGCGGCCGTCGGCACCTCGAGCGGCCGCTTTGGGTGCGCGCCGATCTGGCCGGACCGCCCGGATGCCGGCCTGGGGGCCCCACCCGCGTGCGGGGGAGCATCATGGATCTGGCCGACACCGCGTCAGTCAGGGGGCCGGCCAGCGTCATACACGGCGCGTTCGCGCGTTGGAAGGTCAGCGTTACGGGTGA
- the murC gene encoding UDP-N-acetylmuramate--L-alanine ligase, with amino-acid sequence MVGVGGAGMSGIARILLDRGALVSGSDAKESRGVHALRARGALIRIGHDPSALDLLPGGATAVITTRAAIPKTNPELVEARRRGIPVMLRPVVLAKLMAGRTALMVTGTHGKTTTTSMLIVALQHCGRDPSFAVGGELGEAGTNAHHGSGDCFVAEADESDGSLLEYTPDVAVVTNIESDHLDFYGSAQAYVAVFDSFVERLAPGGALVVCTDDPGAAALAQRTAELGIRVLRYGSTPVGGETLAATLVSWEQQGVDAVAHIQLAGEPHPRVMRLSVPGRHMALNALGALLAAMQVGAPVDVVLDGLAGFEGVRRRFDLVGAVGDGHAAVRVFDDYAHHPTEISATLVAVRTVLEHSDGGRLLVVFQPHLYSRTKAFAAEFGRALDAADQVFVLDVYGAREQPLAGVSGASVAEHVGVPVRYVPDFSAVAEQVAAAAGPGDVIVTMGAGDVTLLGPEILTALRARANRGAPGRPGVLR; translated from the coding sequence ATGGTCGGCGTCGGCGGGGCCGGCATGTCCGGCATCGCCCGCATCCTGCTCGACCGCGGCGCGCTGGTGTCCGGGTCGGACGCCAAGGAGTCGCGGGGGGTGCACGCGCTGCGCGCCCGGGGGGCGCTGATCCGCATCGGTCACGACCCGTCGGCGCTGGACCTGCTGCCGGGCGGGGCGACCGCGGTCATCACCACCCGCGCCGCCATCCCGAAAACCAACCCCGAGCTGGTCGAGGCCCGCCGCCGCGGCATCCCGGTGATGTTGCGCCCGGTCGTGCTTGCCAAGCTGATGGCCGGCCGGACCGCGTTGATGGTCACCGGCACCCACGGCAAGACGACGACGACGTCGATGCTCATCGTTGCCCTGCAGCACTGTGGGCGGGACCCGTCGTTCGCCGTCGGCGGTGAACTCGGCGAGGCCGGCACCAACGCCCACCACGGCAGTGGCGACTGCTTCGTCGCCGAAGCCGACGAAAGCGACGGCTCGCTGTTGGAATACACGCCCGACGTCGCGGTGGTCACCAACATCGAGTCCGATCACCTGGACTTCTACGGCAGCGCCCAGGCCTATGTCGCGGTGTTCGACTCGTTCGTGGAGCGGCTGGCGCCCGGGGGCGCGCTGGTGGTGTGCACCGACGATCCCGGCGCAGCCGCGCTGGCCCAGCGCACCGCCGAGCTGGGTATTCGGGTGCTGCGCTACGGCTCCACGCCGGTCGGGGGGGAGACCTTGGCGGCCACGTTGGTGTCCTGGGAGCAACAGGGTGTCGACGCGGTCGCGCACATCCAGCTGGCCGGCGAACCGCACCCGCGGGTGATGCGGCTCTCGGTTCCCGGCCGGCACATGGCGCTCAACGCGCTGGGTGCGCTGCTGGCGGCGATGCAGGTGGGCGCCCCGGTCGACGTGGTGCTCGACGGCCTGGCCGGTTTCGAGGGGGTGCGCCGGCGGTTCGACCTGGTGGGGGCCGTTGGGGACGGCCACGCAGCGGTGCGGGTGTTCGACGACTACGCCCACCACCCCACCGAGATCAGCGCGACGCTGGTGGCGGTGCGTACCGTGCTCGAGCACAGTGACGGCGGTCGTCTGCTGGTCGTCTTCCAGCCCCATTTGTATTCGCGGACAAAGGCTTTCGCTGCCGAGTTCGGCCGCGCGCTGGACGCGGCCGACCAGGTGTTCGTCCTCGACGTGTACGGCGCCAGAGAGCAGCCGCTGGCCGGTGTCAGCGGCGCCAGCGTCGCCGAGCACGTCGGCGTCCCGGTGCGCTATGTCCCGGACTTCTCGGCGGTCGCCGAGCAGGTGGCCGCGGCCGCCGGCCCGGGCGATGTGATCGTCACCATGGGCGCCGGAGACGTGACCTTGCTGGGGCCGGAGATCCTGACCGCGCTGCGGGCGCGGGCCAATCGCGGCGCGCCCGGCCGGCCGGGGGTGTTGCGGTGA